The Pseudomonas eucalypticola genome has a window encoding:
- a CDS encoding DJ-1/PfpI family protein, whose translation MSSSSIHIGLVLFPNVTQLDLTGPAEVFSRLPGAHVHLLWKDLDPVVTDRGMRILPTTRYDECPPLTVICVPGGSGQIELMSDQQTLNFLRKVAAGCQLITSVCTGSLILGAAGLLTGYRATSHWSSIDQLGLLGAEPVHARVVRDRDRLTGAGVTSGIDFALSVVALLAGEEVAQSIQLQMEYDPEPPFQAGSPRVAPPELVARTKENMSAFIERRRIATVQASNRL comes from the coding sequence ATGTCCTCGAGTTCTATCCATATCGGTCTTGTTCTTTTCCCAAATGTCACCCAGCTTGACTTGACGGGTCCTGCCGAGGTTTTCAGCAGGCTCCCGGGGGCCCATGTGCACCTGCTCTGGAAGGATCTCGATCCAGTGGTGACTGATCGCGGCATGCGTATCTTGCCGACCACGCGCTACGACGAGTGTCCGCCGCTGACCGTCATCTGCGTTCCAGGCGGTTCCGGCCAGATCGAACTCATGAGTGACCAGCAGACACTGAACTTCCTGCGTAAGGTAGCAGCTGGTTGCCAGTTGATAACCTCGGTTTGCACGGGGTCGCTCATCCTTGGCGCGGCGGGGTTGTTAACGGGGTATAGGGCTACGAGCCATTGGTCTTCCATCGACCAATTGGGGTTGCTGGGGGCTGAGCCTGTCCATGCGCGAGTGGTGCGTGACCGAGATCGGTTGACCGGTGCTGGTGTCACGTCGGGTATCGACTTTGCGTTGAGCGTGGTTGCGTTACTGGCAGGGGAGGAGGTTGCCCAAAGTATCCAGTTGCAAATGGAATACGATCCTGAACCGCCCTTTCAAGCGGGCTCACCGCGAGTCGCGCCACCAGAGTTGGTGGCGCGGACCAAAGAAAACATGAGCGCTTTTATCGAGCGCCGAAGGATCGCAACAGTGCAGGCTTCCAATAGACTGTAG